ATCTTATATGAAAAAGATGTTTAGCTTTTTCAGATGAAGATAAAAAAGCGCTTATAGCTAATGTTACAATAAAAAGGGAAATTTTAAATAAATCAGAAATGTCTAAACCCATATTTTTGTGGTGTAAGGATTTTACCTTTATTATATATTGTCAATTTTTTGCTATTGTTTGTGTATCCAATTAACTTCACATCTTTAATCTCAAGCAATGAATTCCTGTATTTTTTGTCAGCGCAAAACAATAGTTCATAATCTTCACCAAATGTTATTTTGTCAATATCACTTAAATATTTACTTTCGCATAAATTTATGTTTTCCAATATTATATCCATACCTATATTGCTTGATGTGCAAATGTGCATAGCATCTTGTAAAAGACCATCACTTATATCTATCATAGCAGTTGCGTAAGGTTTTATCTTTTCAATTAAATCTAATCTTGCTTTTGGGGCAAGAAACCTGTTTAAACACTCATCACTTTCTTTTAAATTATTTTTAATAGCAAAAAAACCGCATGCAGCGCAGCCAATTTTGCCTGTTACATAAACATCTTGATTTTCTTTTGCGCTTGAGCGTAAAATGGGTTTATCTGTTTCTCCTATTAAAGTTATGTTTATGGATAACTTATCATCCTTTGTTGTGTTGCCGCCAAGAAGCTCTAGATTACTATTGGCAAAGCATTTTTGCAGACTTTCTAAAAATAAATCAATTTGAGAAGTTTTCGTTTGTGGGTTTAGAGATAATGATAAAAAAGCCCATTTTGGATAGCCCCCGCAGGCTACTATATCACTTATATTAATATTTATTGCTTTTATTGCAAGCTTATCCAACGGGTGGTTGCTAAAAAAATGTACATTTTCTATTAATGTATCAACAGTTACAAGCAAGTTGGTTTTGTCAAAAGGTAAAACTGCGCAATCATCGCCAATGCCTAAAGCGTCTTGTGGTTTGCCAAAAAGCGTTTTAATTTTTTCTATAAGCCCAAACTCGCCTAAATCCTTTATTGTGGTATCCATTGTTCTATTTTATCGTTTTCTTTTTTGTAGAAATATTTTAATTTTTTTTCTAAATACTCTTGTGTTACAAAACCGCCTTTAAAATTATGGGGGTATAGGTAATCTTTCGAATTTGTTTTTAAATGTTTTGGGACATTAAGTAACAAACCATTTTTAACATCAGCTTGTGCTTTATTTATAGCTATATATGCTGAATTAGATTTTTTGGCTAAAGCCAGGTAAATTGTGCAAAATGCTAAATTGATTCTTGCTTCTGGCATTCCAATATTTTGAACAATAAAAAGCGTACTTGCAGCAATATTAACAGCATCTTTATCAGCAAGTCCGATATCTTCGCTTGATAGTATACACAATCTTCTGGCTATAAATTCTGGATCCTCTCCGCTTTCTAACATTCTGGCAAGGTAATATATAGCAGCATCTGGATCTGAGCCCCTTATGCTTTTAATAAATGCCGAAATAAAATCATAGTGATCCTGTAGATTATCATATGACAGATCTATATTAAAGAGATTTTCTACATCTTTTTTTGTAATGTGTTTCAAATTTAGAGCAAGAAGTATATTCATCAATTTCCTTGCATCATGATTTGACTGTTTGATTATTATGAAACGCGCATCATTATCTATCTTAATGCCATGCAAGCAAACTCTATCTAAAAGTATTGATAGATCTTTTTCACTTAAACCTTTAAATTCATAAACAAACAATCTTGAACGCAATGCTCTGTTTAACTTAAAATATGGATTATGAAATGATGTTCCAATTAATACAACATTGTTTTCAACAAAAGATAGTAAATAGTCTTGTTGTTTTTGGTCTAGTCTATGAATTTCATCTATTAGTAAAAGTGTTTGTTTATCTGTCAAAGATGATTTTATATCTTTAAAAGTTGAAATTGAAGCGTTTAAATATATATAATTTAAATTTTTTTTCTTTGCGATGAGTTTTGCGTATGTGGTTTTACCGCTACCTGGTGGTCCAAATAAAATTAAAGATGGAAGATAAGTATTATTATGGTAAAAATTATAAAGAGGTTTTCCTTTAGAAAAAAGGTGGTCTTGACCAACTAATTGGTCAAAGGTTTGAATTTCAAACGCACTTTTAATGGCATTTTCATTTGTTTCATTTTCCATTTTTGAAATTATATCAATTTGATCTCAAAAAATCAAATTTTTATTGAAAATTTATAAAAACATTATATAATTCAAATATGTTTTTGCCAACAAATGTAAGGTACAGTTTAAGATTTTTAATAGAACTCAAAAAAAGCGATAAACCTTTGAGCCTTAAAAATATTTCTCAAACAACAAAAATCAGTGAAAATTATCTAAAACAACTTGCAGCCAAATTGGAAAAACACGGTATTGTAGAAGGCAGAAAAGGCCCTCATGGAGGGTATAGGATTTTAAAAACAAATGTATCACTTAAGGATTTAATAGATATTTTTACTGAAGGTATTAAATTAGCACCATGTGTACAGGATGGCTTTGTTTGTACGCTTATTCAAAATTGTCCATCTACAAAAATGTGGCAGGAAACAAACAAAGC
The nucleotide sequence above comes from Desulfurella sp.. Encoded proteins:
- a CDS encoding Rrf2 family transcriptional regulator; amino-acid sequence: MFLPTNVRYSLRFLIELKKSDKPLSLKNISQTTKISENYLKQLAAKLEKHGIVEGRKGPHGGYRILKTNVSLKDLIDIFTEGIKLAPCVQDGFVCTLIQNCPSTKMWQETNKAIEKLFEDIKLENF
- a CDS encoding replication-associated recombination protein A; this encodes MENETNENAIKSAFEIQTFDQLVGQDHLFSKGKPLYNFYHNNTYLPSLILFGPPGSGKTTYAKLIAKKKNLNYIYLNASISTFKDIKSSLTDKQTLLLIDEIHRLDQKQQDYLLSFVENNVVLIGTSFHNPYFKLNRALRSRLFVYEFKGLSEKDLSILLDRVCLHGIKIDNDARFIIIKQSNHDARKLMNILLALNLKHITKKDVENLFNIDLSYDNLQDHYDFISAFIKSIRGSDPDAAIYYLARMLESGEDPEFIARRLCILSSEDIGLADKDAVNIAASTLFIVQNIGMPEARINLAFCTIYLALAKKSNSAYIAINKAQADVKNGLLLNVPKHLKTNSKDYLYPHNFKGGFVTQEYLEKKLKYFYKKENDKIEQWIPQ
- the thiL gene encoding thiamine-phosphate kinase; the encoded protein is MDTTIKDLGEFGLIEKIKTLFGKPQDALGIGDDCAVLPFDKTNLLVTVDTLIENVHFFSNHPLDKLAIKAININISDIVACGGYPKWAFLSLSLNPQTKTSQIDLFLESLQKCFANSNLELLGGNTTKDDKLSINITLIGETDKPILRSSAKENQDVYVTGKIGCAACGFFAIKNNLKESDECLNRFLAPKARLDLIEKIKPYATAMIDISDGLLQDAMHICTSSNIGMDIILENINLCESKYLSDIDKITFGEDYELLFCADKKYRNSLLEIKDVKLIGYTNNSKKLTIYNKGKILTPQKYGFRHF